The following proteins are encoded in a genomic region of Candidatus Syntrophosphaera sp.:
- a CDS encoding NADH-quinone oxidoreductase subunit H, producing the protein MNLNGLTLIEKIVWAFISLGVVTVWGLTLTGIVAKIFARVQGRLGPPVWQPFIDIIKNNAKRTAVSHGIMFYLGPVFRIAGGIGTYMFIPVLFGSVYFSNFSVSGDVLLVMYFIFFGQLGMALGAGEGGHPYSAIAVSRGLAQMTAFEVPFALSIISLAIQYGTLNITDIVAAQQGGILNWTLFTNPLAVIAAMIAMLGMNMYNPFSLVIAPQEIPIGPPSEYQASFLGLLATNRGIFNGAKLVLFMNLFFGGATTLPVLIVKTFAIYMFSVFVGAAFPRFRAEDSIRFFLKYPTLIGIIAVLIWTF; encoded by the coding sequence ATGAACTTGAATGGACTGACCCTGATCGAAAAGATCGTTTGGGCCTTTATCTCGCTTGGCGTGGTGACCGTTTGGGGCCTGACCCTGACCGGGATCGTGGCCAAGATCTTTGCCCGGGTGCAGGGCAGGCTGGGACCGCCGGTCTGGCAGCCCTTCATCGACATCATCAAAAACAATGCCAAACGAACCGCCGTTTCCCACGGGATCATGTTCTATCTGGGCCCCGTCTTCCGCATCGCCGGAGGCATCGGCACCTACATGTTCATCCCGGTGCTGTTTGGGAGCGTTTATTTCAGCAACTTCTCGGTTTCCGGTGACGTGCTGCTGGTGATGTATTTCATCTTCTTCGGTCAATTGGGCATGGCTCTGGGAGCGGGGGAGGGGGGCCACCCCTATTCCGCGATCGCCGTGAGCCGCGGATTGGCGCAGATGACGGCTTTCGAGGTCCCCTTCGCCCTTTCGATAATAAGTCTGGCCATACAATACGGCACCCTCAATATCACCGATATCGTTGCTGCCCAGCAAGGTGGGATCCTGAACTGGACCCTGTTCACCAATCCCCTGGCAGTGATCGCCGCCATGATCGCCATGCTGGGAATGAACATGTACAATCCTTTCTCGCTGGTGATCGCGCCGCAGGAGATCCCGATCGGACCGCCATCCGAGTATCAGGCCTCGTTTTTAGGGCTGCTGGCCACGAACCGCGGAATCTTCAACGGCGCCAAGCTGGTGCTGTTCATGAATCTCTTTTTCGGCGGGGCCACGACCCTGCCCGTGCTGATCGTTAAAACCTTCGCCATCTATATGTTCAGCGTCTTTGTGGGCGCGGCATTTCCCCGTTTCCGGGCTGAGGATTCGATCCGCTTTTTCCTCAAATACCCAACTCTCATCGGGATCATCGCAGTCCTGATCTGGACTTTTTAA
- the nuoB gene encoding NADH-quinone oxidoreductase subunit NuoB yields MPEDKDLNTPTPEPDYPDWRKDDKTLTNAGLPEEERDWFCDARPHPVPKSAAVIEKFFNWARSNSLWILAFGTGCGAIELRPLISSRYDISRLGMQMRPTPRQASVFMIGGYVSIKTLKRIVRSYEEMQGPKFVVAVCSCAINGGMYWDSYNTIKRIDEYIPVDVYVTGCMPRPEAVLAGFAKLKELIRAGRAEGQNLYAEKFDWYKANQKQVIKDWNMPDYNW; encoded by the coding sequence ATGCCAGAAGACAAAGATCTCAACACTCCCACACCGGAACCGGATTACCCGGATTGGCGCAAGGATGACAAAACCCTCACCAATGCGGGCTTGCCGGAGGAGGAGCGGGACTGGTTTTGCGACGCGCGTCCACATCCAGTGCCCAAAAGCGCCGCGGTCATAGAGAAATTCTTCAATTGGGCGCGCTCAAACAGCCTCTGGATCCTGGCCTTCGGCACAGGCTGCGGCGCGATCGAGCTGAGGCCGCTGATCTCCTCGCGCTACGACATCAGCCGCCTGGGCATGCAGATGCGCCCCACGCCTCGCCAAGCCTCGGTTTTCATGATCGGCGGCTATGTCTCGATCAAGACCCTCAAGCGCATTGTCCGCTCCTATGAGGAAATGCAGGGCCCCAAATTCGTGGTTGCGGTCTGTTCCTGCGCGATCAACGGCGGCATGTATTGGGATTCCTACAACACGATCAAGCGCATCGATGAATACATCCCCGTGGACGTCTACGTGACCGGCTGCATGCCACGCCCGGAAGCTGTTTTGGCCGGCTTTGCCAAGCTCAAGGAACTGATCCGGGCCGGCAGGGCGGAGGGCCAGAACCTCTACGCGGAGAAATTTGACTGGTACAAAGCCAATCAGAAACAGGTCATCAAAGACTGGAACATGCCAGATTACAACTGGTAG
- a CDS encoding NADH-quinone oxidoreductase subunit C, producing MKQLYAELQPLFDLSDFEQRKPKLAFLTVPNEHAINLITHLKSLRGYTHLVMMTCVDWIEESRFQLTYILHNYSDSTDLVLKVFLPREEPVMASIHHLWEQGRVYQRELHEMFGLDFPGSPGIEEPMILEGWQGPPVMRRDFDTKKYSDETYSHRPREQHEPEEHMKQQLYPED from the coding sequence ATGAAGCAACTATATGCAGAACTCCAACCCCTCTTCGATCTTAGCGATTTCGAACAGCGCAAACCCAAACTCGCCTTCCTGACTGTGCCCAACGAACACGCCATCAACCTGATCACCCATCTTAAAAGCCTGCGCGGCTATACCCATCTGGTGATGATGACCTGCGTGGACTGGATCGAGGAAAGCCGGTTCCAACTGACCTATATCCTGCACAACTATTCTGATAGCACGGACCTGGTCCTGAAAGTGTTTCTGCCCCGCGAGGAACCGGTTATGGCATCTATACATCACCTTTGGGAACAGGGCCGGGTCTACCAGCGCGAGCTGCATGAGATGTTCGGCCTGGATTTTCCCGGCAGTCCCGGAATTGAAGAACCGATGATCCTGGAAGGCTGGCAGGGGCCTCCTGTCATGCGCAGGGATTTCGACACCAAGAAATACAGCGACGAAACCTATTCCCATCGCCCCCGCGAACAGCATGAACCGGAAGAACACATGAAACAGCAGCTATACCCGGAGGATTGA
- a CDS encoding NADH-quinone oxidoreductase subunit D yields the protein MHSDYPPIVHGKAVYDLDSGKYLKIWQGPQHPGVTGNMSLELDICGDQIINCKTHVGYLHRGFEKLMERRRYINCFPIVCRICVPEPDTNEYLFAAAVEDLLGIEIPERAKWLRTLNLELSRLASFLMWIGGQSGAFGMGTVAQWTIAYRDYVLDLFEEWTGARIYHMYMIPGGVRDDIPPGWVEHTNQVLDGAEKLLGELRHVMFNNAIFKMRAKGLGVVTPDMVDQFGAVGPVARGSGLRRDVRKDSPYLIYDQLDFEVATEDGCDAYSRALVRWREMYQSIDLIRQILNKMPREGDYHLKLPNVLHLKVPAGQTYVRAESTRGEYGYFMASDGSAFPRKVTVRGPSYCHAMALLEHLAVGVNIADTHGLMLSLHTYPPEIER from the coding sequence ATGCACAGCGATTATCCACCCATCGTGCATGGAAAAGCGGTCTACGACTTGGACAGCGGGAAATACCTGAAGATCTGGCAGGGCCCCCAGCATCCCGGCGTGACGGGCAACATGAGCCTGGAACTGGACATCTGCGGCGACCAGATCATCAACTGCAAGACCCACGTCGGCTATCTGCACCGCGGCTTTGAAAAGCTGATGGAGCGCCGCCGCTATATCAACTGCTTCCCGATCGTCTGCCGCATCTGCGTTCCGGAGCCGGATACCAATGAATACCTCTTTGCCGCCGCGGTCGAAGACCTGCTGGGCATCGAGATCCCGGAACGCGCCAAATGGCTGCGGACCTTGAACTTGGAGCTTTCCCGCCTGGCCAGTTTCCTAATGTGGATCGGCGGCCAGAGCGGCGCTTTCGGCATGGGCACAGTGGCCCAATGGACCATCGCCTACCGCGATTACGTTCTGGACCTGTTCGAGGAATGGACCGGCGCCCGTATCTACCATATGTACATGATCCCCGGCGGAGTGCGTGACGACATTCCTCCCGGCTGGGTCGAACACACCAACCAGGTTCTGGACGGAGCGGAGAAACTGCTGGGCGAGCTTCGCCACGTGATGTTCAACAACGCCATCTTCAAGATGCGCGCCAAAGGTTTGGGCGTGGTCACTCCGGATATGGTGGACCAGTTTGGCGCCGTGGGTCCCGTGGCCCGGGGCAGCGGACTCCGGCGTGACGTCCGAAAAGACAGCCCCTATCTGATCTATGACCAGTTGGATTTCGAAGTGGCCACCGAAGACGGCTGCGACGCCTATTCCCGCGCCCTTGTACGCTGGCGGGAAATGTACCAAAGCATCGACCTCATCCGCCAGATCCTGAACAAAATGCCCCGAGAAGGCGATTATCACCTCAAGCTGCCCAATGTCCTGCACCTGAAGGTTCCGGCCGGCCAGACCTACGTGCGGGCGGAATCGACCCGCGGAGAATACGGCTATTTCATGGCTTCAGACGGCAGCGCCTTTCCCAGGAAGGTCACGGTCCGCGGCCCCTCCTACTGCCACGCCATGGCCCTGTTGGAACATCTTGCCGTGGGCGTCAACATCGCCGACACGCATGGCCTGATGCTTTCGCTGCACACCTATCCCCCGGAAATTGAGAGGTAG